The window CGGTCCCGTCGTGGCGAGCGTGCTGACGAAGGACCTGCTTCGCGTGTCGCGGGCGGGCGGCGGCTACCACCCGCAGTTCGCCGACCGGGGGGACCGCCCGCTGGCCGCGAAAGCCATCGGCGTCTTCCGGCGACACGTCGGCGACGCGCGGACCGACCTCGACGACGCCCTCGCCGACCTCGAAGCCGAGGCCGACGACTTCAAACTCGCCCGCGGCTTCGCGTCGCTCCTCGACCGCGAGGCGGTCTTCGAGACGGCGGCTCCCCTGCCGCCGGCCCGCGCCCGCCGCGCCGCGTTCGAGGCCGCGATGGCGGTTGGCGGCGTGACGACGCCCGAGGAGCGGGCCGCGGCGCTCGACCGCGCGGCGTCCTCGCTCGGGTCGTCGCCCGAGGCGGTCGACGAGTCGCTGACCGCCGACCGCGAGGTCGAACAGGTCCTCTCCGAGTTCGACCCGCGGTGGACGCCGGACGAACTGCTCGCGCAGTACAACCTCTCGCTCGCCCAGACCACCCTGTTCGACGCGACCGAGGTCCGGGTCCGAAGCTCCGACCCGAAGGCCGTCGTCTCGGCGGTCAAGCGCCTCCGGCTGATGTACGAGGTCCGGAAGACCGACGCCGGCCGCGAGGTCGTCGTCACCGGCCCCGATGCGCTCTTTCAGCGAACCAGACGCTACGGAACCGCCTTCGCCCGCCTGCTTCGGTCGGTCGCCACCGCCGGCGACTGGCGGCTCGTGGCGACCATCGACGACCGCGGGACCGAGCGCGAGCTGACGCTCACGAGCGACGACGTGTCGGTCCCCGGCGTCGAACCGATGGCCGAACCCGGCTTCGACAGCGACGTGGAGGCCGACTTCGCCGCCCGCTTCCGCGGCCTCGACTTCGACTGGTCGCTCGTCCGGGAGCCGGAACCCCTCGAAACGGGGACGAGCGTGATGATTCCCGACTTCGCGTTCGACTACGCGCACGCCGACTTCCGCGTCTTCTTCGAGATTATGGGCTTTTGGACGCCCGAGTACGTCGAGAAGAAACTGGGGCAACTCGCCGACGTGGAGGACGTGGAACTCGTCGTCGCCGTGGACGAGTCGCTCGGCGTCGGCGAGGAAATCGCCGCCCGCGACCACCGCGCGGTCCCGTACTCCGGCTCGGTGCGCGTGAAAGACGTGGTGGACGTGCTGCGCGGCTACGAGTCCGACCTCGTCGCCGACGCGGCCTCGTCGCTCCCCGCCGAACTTGTGCCGGACGACGACGTGGTGACGTTGTCCGACCTCGCGGCCGCCCGCGGCGTTTCTGTCGACGCGCTCGATGACGTGACCTTCCCCGAACACGAACTCGTCGGGCGGACGCTAGTTCGGCCCGCCGTCCTCGACGCGGTCGCAGAAGAGGTCGAGGCGGGGATGTCGCTGTCGGCGGCCGAGTCCGTCCTCGACGACTGCGGCCTCGACGACGCGAGCGCGGTCCTCTCGCGGCTCGGCTACCGGGTCGAGTGGGAGGGACTGACTGGCGGGACGGTCAGAGAGAAGTAGCGGGGCACAGCACCGCGACCCGGTCGCTGCCGGCTATTCCGGTTTGACGAGTTCTTCTTGCCGACCCTTCGGGACCGTCGAGCGGAGTTCCCCGTGGAGGTAGAGGCCGACGCCGAGCGGTTCCAGTTCGCCGGCGATTTCGTGGGCGGCGGTGAGGTAGCCCCAGTCGCCTTCCCATCGGTCGAGCTGTTGGTCGTGGCCGTCGACGAACGCCTTCGCCTCGCCCGGACTCAGTTCGATGACGTTCTTGGTCGCGTCGCCGCAGAACCGCTGGACAGCGTTGGTCGAGGGCTTCCAGTGGCGCTGGCGAGTCCGCAGGA of the Haloferax sp. Atlit-12N genome contains:
- a CDS encoding DUF790 family protein → MLTKDLLRVSRAGGGYHPQFADRGDRPLAAKAIGVFRRHVGDARTDLDDALADLEAEADDFKLARGFASLLDREAVFETAAPLPPARARRAAFEAAMAVGGVTTPEERAAALDRAASSLGSSPEAVDESLTADREVEQVLSEFDPRWTPDELLAQYNLSLAQTTLFDATEVRVRSSDPKAVVSAVKRLRLMYEVRKTDAGREVVVTGPDALFQRTRRYGTAFARLLRSVATAGDWRLVATIDDRGTERELTLTSDDVSVPGVEPMAEPGFDSDVEADFAARFRGLDFDWSLVREPEPLETGTSVMIPDFAFDYAHADFRVFFEIMGFWTPEYVEKKLGQLADVEDVELVVAVDESLGVGEEIAARDHRAVPYSGSVRVKDVVDVLRGYESDLVADAASSLPAELVPDDDVVTLSDLAAARGVSVDALDDVTFPEHELVGRTLVRPAVLDAVAEEVEAGMSLSAAESVLDDCGLDDASAVLSRLGYRVEWEGLTGGTVREK